From a region of the Oryza sativa Japonica Group chromosome 6, ASM3414082v1 genome:
- the LOC4341169 gene encoding uncharacterized protein, producing the protein MDDSTWLQIVGRLEEEPGSQLVVVQSPADEPDSGGSSPPTQGEQPQPEPHPPPIVDWENLQIIESLDEEGRVNIVDDDELYVLLGLRAEDEAAENAQAAATTEQGNGNNGNGAENRNHDENEVEVEPPVEDEVAGERMMVNDANKPSLVKGTVYPNMKVFRLAVRQFAINEEFELWVKATDRKKYVGACKGASDCPWHVNGRRQADERTVMVTKFTNYHTCTSSGRRKTTTPTSAWVASKAIHILRTDSGT; encoded by the exons ATGGATGACTCCACCTGGCTACAGATTGTTGGGAG GCTCGAGGAGGAGCCTGGGAGTCAATTAGTAGTTGTACAATCACCTGCTGATGAACCTGATAGTGGTGGTAGTTCTCCTCCTACTCAAGGAGAACAGCCACAGCCAGAACCACATCCACCACCTATTGTTGATTGGGAAAACCTACAGATTATCGAATCGTTAGATGAGGAAGGAAGGGTAAACATCGTGGATGATGACGAGTTGTATGTGCTTTTGGGTTTGAGGGCTGAGGATGAAGCCGCCGAGAATGCTCAAGCGGCGGCTACAACTGAACAGGGTAATGGTAACAATGGCAATGGTGCTGAAAATCGGAATCACGATGAAAATGAGGTTGAGGTTGAGCCTCCGGTCGAGGACGAGGTTGCGGGAGAAAGGATGATGGTGAATGACGCGAATAAGCCATCCTTGGTCAAAGGAACTGTGTATCCCAACATGAAGGTCTTTAGATTGGCGGTTAGACAGTTTGCTATCAATGAGGAGTTTGAACTTTGGGTAAAGGCGACAGATCGTAAAAAATATGTAGGAGCATGCAAAGGGGCAAGTGATTGCCCTTGGCATGTGAATGGGCGTAGACAGGCTGACGAGCGAACCGTAATG GTGACAAAGTTTACTAATTATCACACGTGTACATCTAGCGGTAGAAGAAAGACTACCACACCAACCAGCGCCTGGGTTGCTTCCAAGGCCATCCATATCCTTAGGACAGACTCAG GAACCTAG